The following are encoded together in the Calditrichota bacterium genome:
- a CDS encoding metallophosphoesterase codes for MVIVHLSDLHLCRKNRPQNLDFTRRLLEYGLENGGEHFVITGDVTHDGNPDDFLDLRNLLQEYDLLRSDKLSMVIGNHDIFGGVYLASDIATFPDRCKTTNYSEKVKTFRDYFFEAFEGTLYPPLNEGMVYAKCLSGVLFVSFNSNDRYSLFRNPFSAAGNVTKDQLKELKRIFESDFYTDCVKIVLTHHHFNEPYKKYSTVKKKMFKFIEEQGNHLRHRKQLITLLRKNKVDLVLHGHVHESAAYSKKGLHFLNAGGSIDKNRPGELKMNIVTVKDRVVQTEIRIIPAKGVIHTKDVYSRPVLRPEAGILA; via the coding sequence ATGGTTATTGTTCATCTTTCTGATCTGCACTTATGCAGGAAAAATCGCCCCCAAAATTTGGATTTTACCCGGCGTTTATTGGAATACGGGTTGGAGAATGGCGGCGAACATTTTGTAATTACCGGGGATGTGACGCACGATGGTAATCCCGATGATTTTTTGGATTTGCGAAATCTTTTGCAGGAATACGATTTGCTTCGTTCGGACAAACTGTCGATGGTTATCGGAAATCACGACATCTTCGGCGGAGTGTACCTGGCATCGGATATTGCAACATTTCCGGATCGCTGCAAGACCACCAATTACTCTGAAAAGGTTAAGACATTCAGAGACTACTTTTTTGAAGCGTTTGAAGGGACCCTTTATCCCCCGTTAAATGAAGGCATGGTTTACGCGAAATGCTTATCGGGCGTCTTATTTGTTTCATTCAATTCGAATGATCGCTATTCTCTGTTCAGGAATCCCTTTTCGGCGGCCGGCAATGTCACAAAAGACCAATTAAAAGAATTAAAACGCATTTTCGAATCTGATTTTTACACGGATTGTGTGAAAATTGTTTTGACCCATCACCATTTTAATGAACCGTATAAAAAATATTCAACGGTCAAAAAGAAAATGTTCAAATTTATTGAAGAACAGGGCAACCACTTGCGCCATCGAAAACAGTTAATCACACTGCTTCGAAAAAACAAGGTTGATCTTGTTCTCCACGGTCACGTGCACGAATCCGCCGCGTATTCCAAAAAAGGACTGCACTTTTTAAATGCCGGCGGATCGATTGACAAGAATCGCCCCGGGGAATTGAAGATGAATATTGTTACGGTGAAAGACCGCGTGGTTCAGACCGAAATTCGAATAATCCCTGCAAAGGGAGTGATTCACACGAAAGATGTGTATTCACGCCCCGTATTAAGACCGGAAGCAGGCATTTTGGCCTGA
- a CDS encoding septum formation inhibitor Maf, with the protein MHRPLILASESPRRAQLLRQVGFAFTIIPANVDETLKPGLSPEIQAQELAFRKASQVARQVPDGFIVSADTLVVLDSKILGKPGSEEEAKKMLGFLSGRTHDVFTGFTIIANPEGKVITDVERTEVTFRQLEAWEIDRYIKCDQPLDKAGAYGIQDRGALFVESINGCYYNVVGFPLAKFYNHLKSLLIELEQ; encoded by the coding sequence CTGCACAGGCCCTTAATTTTGGCCTCCGAGTCACCCCGCCGGGCACAACTGCTTCGTCAGGTGGGATTTGCATTCACAATTATACCGGCCAACGTGGACGAAACCCTTAAACCGGGTCTTTCTCCGGAAATTCAGGCACAGGAATTGGCGTTTCGGAAAGCCTCTCAAGTAGCCAGGCAGGTTCCGGATGGGTTTATTGTGAGCGCAGACACGCTTGTAGTTTTGGATTCCAAAATTTTGGGGAAACCCGGTTCGGAAGAAGAAGCCAAAAAAATGCTGGGCTTTTTAAGCGGTCGCACCCACGATGTATTCACCGGATTTACGATAATTGCGAATCCAGAGGGTAAAGTCATCACCGATGTCGAGAGAACGGAAGTCACCTTTCGACAACTGGAAGCGTGGGAAATCGATCGGTACATTAAATGCGATCAGCCATTGGACAAAGCGGGTGCCTATGGAATTCAGGATAGGGGTGCTCTTTTTGTTGAATCCATCAACGGATGTTATTATAATGTAGTGGGTTTTCCCTTGGCAAAGTTTTATAATCACCTAAAATCACTCTTAATTGAATTGGAGCAATGA
- a CDS encoding APC family permease has translation MIQLKKVIKLRTVVSTSAGMALATSCYLAGLQVANMVSGDLAWISILVAGLLALLSSLNFSELTSLYPTAAGIKLFIQNAFSEKTAIIIGMFYVVLGISMVGAESFLLSSVLSHSFHLFSLYWDRLFWIIFFIVFVGLINLRGVKITGIVQDILTYSMLSFLILVSLYAFWKHGFHFDFPWHQPNAHAGSILQAAGVGIFLYVGYEWVTPLAEETTDYRMISKGMMIAIGLLSVTYALFIVAMHQGLTEAQLRSGTPIPHILFARNLLGSNGVVLFVFMSILASVTSFNAGLLNTSRFTYAMARDNVLPRSFSKLHLTYATPWVAILGLVLFSIAISLVIFFTGQYLYIIMMAAALECFIYVVMAICVIRLRRKIPDTPRDFKIPLGITFPVLTIIVFTGLLIGIFADVTRDYNGKVLFQNYWVAFGMALFFLFTTAYTLWVVPKLKEKAAVRAMARKRRRPGRN, from the coding sequence ATGATTCAATTAAAAAAGGTCATTAAACTGCGGACGGTAGTTTCCACCTCGGCCGGAATGGCTCTGGCCACATCCTGTTACCTGGCGGGGTTGCAGGTCGCTAATATGGTTTCGGGTGATCTGGCATGGATTTCCATTTTGGTTGCGGGACTGTTGGCCCTGCTCTCATCGCTCAATTTCTCGGAATTGACCTCCCTTTACCCAACGGCCGCCGGAATTAAATTGTTTATTCAGAACGCCTTCTCGGAAAAAACGGCCATCATTATCGGCATGTTTTATGTGGTGCTGGGGATTTCCATGGTCGGCGCCGAGAGTTTTTTGCTGTCAAGCGTCTTAAGTCATTCTTTTCACCTTTTTAGTCTCTATTGGGACCGTCTTTTCTGGATCATTTTTTTCATTGTTTTTGTGGGCCTTATCAACCTCCGCGGCGTAAAAATCACCGGTATTGTGCAGGATATTCTGACCTACTCCATGCTCTCATTTTTGATTCTCGTTTCCCTTTATGCCTTCTGGAAACACGGTTTTCATTTCGATTTTCCCTGGCATCAGCCCAACGCTCATGCAGGAAGTATTTTGCAGGCCGCCGGTGTAGGGATCTTCTTATATGTCGGATATGAGTGGGTGACCCCGCTGGCAGAAGAAACAACCGACTATCGCATGATCAGCAAAGGAATGATGATTGCGATCGGATTGCTTTCCGTAACCTACGCCCTGTTCATTGTAGCCATGCACCAGGGCCTGACCGAAGCGCAACTCCGCTCCGGCACCCCGATCCCCCACATCCTGTTTGCACGAAATTTATTGGGATCAAATGGGGTGGTTCTCTTTGTTTTTATGAGCATTCTGGCATCGGTCACATCGTTTAATGCCGGATTGCTTAATACATCGCGTTTTACCTACGCCATGGCGCGGGACAATGTGCTGCCCCGATCCTTTAGCAAACTGCATTTAACCTACGCAACACCCTGGGTTGCCATCCTGGGACTTGTCCTGTTTTCCATTGCCATCTCGCTGGTGATCTTTTTCACCGGACAATATTTGTACATTATTATGATGGCTGCCGCGCTGGAATGCTTTATTTACGTGGTCATGGCCATTTGTGTGATCCGTTTGAGGAGGAAAATTCCCGATACACCCCGCGACTTTAAAATTCCGCTGGGAATCACATTCCCTGTCTTAACGATTATTGTTTTCACGGGATTGTTAATCGGCATTTTTGCTGACGTGACACGGGATTACAACGGCAAGGTGCTTTTCCAGAACTACTGGGTGGCTTTTGGGATGGCTCTTTTCTTTTTATTTACCACAGCCTACACCCTGTGGGTGGTTCCGAAATTGAAAGAAAAGGCGGCTGTGAGGGCCATGGCCCGGAAGCGCAGAAGACCGGGAAGAAATTAG
- a CDS encoding helix-turn-helix domain-containing protein, translating to MPTPKEFGKMLRKARLAKKMRTRDLHKATKINEDYLKDLEDGKLTFLPEPYIRAFLRTIANELGLPPEKVLQDFDDILHPADFLWEKDETEAKGQTVPEPKEKKKKKISEQEKKSPEVISKKSLPEEKKASQKSVAPSTKADHKKTVSSEKVKPSSKPGSKTSNKTEVLLVVAVAIIFLSVGYIYWKYGRQYFVEKKEPVREITVFEAHDDIVKHEEQAKKAQHVTPSVQKQETKSGPTPQKVKLHIVTLDTTWLRVIRDGKDTSEYIFRPGNTRDFEADSLIQLKMGRADGLRLWVNGDSLGTLGSSSQVVRKLVIDRKGIREKKLWRPKPIAKN from the coding sequence ATGCCGACTCCCAAAGAATTCGGAAAAATGCTTCGCAAAGCCCGACTGGCAAAAAAAATGCGGACGCGTGATTTGCACAAAGCCACAAAAATCAATGAGGATTATCTCAAGGATCTGGAAGACGGCAAACTGACATTTTTACCCGAACCCTACATTCGTGCTTTTCTCCGAACCATTGCAAATGAACTGGGTTTGCCTCCGGAAAAGGTTCTTCAGGATTTTGATGATATTTTGCATCCGGCGGATTTTTTATGGGAAAAGGATGAAACGGAGGCAAAGGGTCAAACGGTTCCGGAGCCGAAAGAAAAGAAAAAAAAGAAAATATCGGAACAGGAGAAAAAATCACCGGAAGTGATTTCGAAAAAATCGCTTCCCGAGGAGAAGAAAGCATCGCAGAAGTCTGTCGCGCCTTCCACGAAAGCCGATCATAAAAAAACGGTTTCTTCCGAAAAAGTGAAACCCAGTTCAAAACCGGGGAGTAAAACATCCAACAAGACAGAGGTGCTCTTGGTTGTGGCTGTGGCCATCATCTTCCTTTCTGTGGGGTACATCTACTGGAAATACGGGCGGCAGTATTTTGTGGAAAAAAAGGAACCCGTCAGGGAAATTACGGTGTTTGAAGCGCATGACGACATTGTAAAACACGAAGAGCAGGCTAAAAAGGCGCAGCATGTCACGCCATCTGTTCAAAAACAAGAAACAAAATCCGGACCAACCCCTCAAAAGGTAAAGCTGCACATTGTCACATTGGATACAACCTGGCTGCGGGTTATTCGCGATGGAAAGGATACCAGCGAATATATTTTTCGCCCGGGCAACACACGCGATTTTGAAGCAGATTCTTTGATCCAGCTCAAAATGGGGCGAGCTGACGGATTGAGGCTGTGGGTCAATGGGGATTCTCTTGGCACCCTTGGTTCTTCGTCTCAGGTGGTACGCAAATTGGTAATTGACCGGAAGGGAATCCGGGAGAAGAAGCTGTGGCGCCCCAAGCCGATCGCTAAAAATTAA
- a CDS encoding D-tyrosyl-tRNA(Tyr) deacylase → MRIVLQRVTEASVSVDGKIVGEIGKGLVLLVGIKNGDTEDDARYLADKCLQLRIFEDTAGKMNISGLEIGADILAVSQFTLYGNTRKGRRPSFVQAAPPEISSPLFDRFVHMLKESGLNVATGIFGADMLVKIYNDGPVTIILDSEDRYKPRREK, encoded by the coding sequence ATGCGGATCGTTTTACAACGGGTAACAGAAGCTTCTGTTTCAGTGGATGGAAAAATTGTGGGTGAAATTGGCAAGGGTCTTGTGCTTTTGGTGGGGATCAAAAACGGAGACACCGAGGACGATGCCCGATACCTGGCCGACAAATGTTTGCAGCTTCGGATTTTCGAGGACACCGCCGGCAAGATGAACATCTCCGGTTTGGAGATAGGAGCGGACATTCTGGCCGTTTCCCAATTCACCCTGTACGGGAACACCCGTAAGGGGCGCCGCCCCAGTTTTGTCCAGGCGGCCCCGCCGGAGATTTCGAGTCCCCTGTTTGACCGTTTTGTGCACATGCTGAAGGAAAGTGGTCTGAACGTGGCGACCGGGATTTTCGGGGCCGACATGCTGGTCAAAATTTACAATGACGGGCCGGTCACCATCATTCTCGACAGCGAAGACCGCTACAAACCCCGGCGTGAAAAATAG